In Labrus mixtus chromosome 3, fLabMix1.1, whole genome shotgun sequence, a single window of DNA contains:
- the mef2b gene encoding myocyte-specific enhancer factor 2B, translating to MGRKKIQISRILDQRNRQVTFTKRKFGLMKKAYELSVLCDCEIALIIFNSTNRLFQYASTDMDKVLLKYTEYSEPHESRTNTDILETLRRKGLGMDSTELDSEESMQVAADKYPLTEGMDLSVARQRFYAPSLLSPEAQFLVSAGCENGFPNSSGSSMVSHRPQGFKSLSSRPGSASPAAQHTHSAFMSPHAGIGYSVFSHSSLNRALDMKSPPPLSLGTENLRGDAANQGMAATRANNSSARGVLYQGLHSGSSMVAMGKAGLLGHSLGGYGLQSPGASEYSQPGFYHSVSLQRGAVNPWHPAQPPQEPHGPHISPGISTGGCSFPSQSCSSSSPHLPSLNLSIKSERSSPEHMSSPTSPPLHHLRQHSPMSNPDSACHTPPEARPANGTKEFPKAGYPQDEEEGGQPLRQLEISDGWQR from the exons ATGGGAcgaaagaaaatacaaatttcTCGTATACTGGATCAGAGGAATAGACAG GTGACCTTCACCAAGCGTAAGTTTGGTCTGATGAAGAAGGCTTATGAGCTGAGTGTGCTGTGTGACTGTGAGATCGCCCTCATTATCTTCAACAGCACCAACCGTCTATTCCAGTATGCCAGCACAGACATGGACAAAGTGCTGCTCAAGTACACAGAGTACAGTGAGCCGCACGAGAGTCGCACCAACACAGACATCCTGGAG ACTCTGCGTAGGAAGGGCCTTGGCATGGACAGCACTGAGCTGGACAGTGAGGAGAGCATGCAGGTGGCTGCAGACAAATATCCTCTCACTGAGGGCATGGATCTCTCTGTGGCACGCCAGCGCTTCTAT GCCCCATCACTTCTTTCACCAGAGGCCCAGTTTCTAGTGTCTGCGGGCTGTGAGAACGGCTTTCCAAACTCTTCTGGATCCAGCATGGTGTCCCATAGACCTCAGGGCTTTAAATCTCTGAGTTCCAGACCCGGCTCTGCAAGCCCTGctgcacagcacacacacagtgcatttATGTCTCCACACGCAG GTATCGGCTACTCCGTGTTCTCTCACAGCAGCCTGAACCGAGCTCTGGACATGAAAAGCCCTCCTCCTCTTAGCCTGGGCACTGAGAACCTGCGGGGAGATGCTGCTAATCAGGGCATGGCAGCGACACGTGCTAACAACAGCTCTGCT agggGGGTCTTGTACCAGGGTCTGCACAGTGGCAGCTCCATGGTTGCCATGGGAAAGGCAGGGCTGCTGGGTCACAGTTTGGGGGGCTATGGACTCCAATCTCCTGGAGCCTCTG AGTACAGCCAACCTGGTTTTTATCACTCTGTTAGCCTACAAAGAGGAGCTGTAAACCCCTGGCACCCAGCACAGCCACCTCAGGAGCCCCACGGGCCTCACATAAGCCCAGG GATTTCCACTGGAGGGTGCTCCTTCCCCTCTCAGTCctgctcctcatcctctccacATCTGCCCTCCCTTAACCTCAGCATCAAATCAGAGCGTAGCTCTCCTGAGCACATGtcctcccccacctccccccctcTGCACCACCTCAGGCAGCACTCCCCAATGAGCAACCCTGATTCTGCTTGCCATACTCCTCCAGAAGCCCGTCCGGCCAATGGGACGAAGGAGTTTCCCAAGGCAGGTTACCCACAGGACGAAGAGGAAGGAGGGCAGCCGCTCAGGCAGCTTGAGATAAGTGATGGGTGGCAGAGATAG
- the tmem221 gene encoding transmembrane protein 221, with protein MTLKYSQRSLIVLSLLGILSAIMSVLSVILIFQLQSQQMATKESPPSTSAVIPAQVWAVLLPVSAVLSALSLTLNLSSVVVCLLHGYVSTEVCRGEHETERADWFLLDSRSIRHVAIGLFCLGVSVYLAAMSIFMLLVFEVETGMASACVLSFGILILLFVVTHSLVKASCGAKQYKREHLGTHYENDHGNSPKPLSRPCELKIGVDKPRIHRSESHLQHPMTYPQYSNPRQREKYQQPQYSPDRGSQGLTSDKEGYSSGGGGPRMHRTISTESGLLQAQAKPWNGVNSEMRSVLARKSGITAKDSTLV; from the exons ATGACGCTGAAGTACAGCCAGAGGTCTCTCATAGTGCTGTCTTTACTAGGGATTTTATCGGCCATTATGTCCGTTTTATCGGTCATTTTAATTTTCCAGCTCCAGTCTCAACAGATGGCAACAAAGGAGTCTCCCCCGTCCACCTCCGCGGTCATACCAGCTCAGGTCTGGGCCGTCCTGCTGCCCGTCTCCGCGgtgctctctgctctgtcccTCACCCTGAACCTCAGCTCTGTGGTGGTGTGTTTGCTGCACGGCTATGTCTCAACAGAGGTCTGCAGAGGAGAGCACGAAACGGAAAG AGCAGACTGGTTCCTTTTGGATAGCAGATCTATACGACATGTGGCTATAGGACTGTTCTGCCTGGGAGTTTCTGTCTACTTGGCTG CTATGTCCATCTTTATGCTCCTGGTATTTGAGGTGGAGACCGGCATGGCAAGTGCTTGTGTACTCTCTTTTGGGATTCTAATCCTTCTGTTCGTAGTGACCCACTCTCTGGTCAAAGCTTCCTGCGGTGCAAAGCAATACAAGAGAGAACACCTCGGCACTCATTACGAGAACGACCATGGGAATAGCCCTAAACCTCTCTCCCGGCCCTGCGAGCTCAAGATCGGCGTGGACAAACCGCGAATACACCGGAGCGAATCTCACCTCCAGCATCCAATGACCTACCCTCAATATAGTAACCCGAGACAGCGAGAAAAATACCAGCAACCGCAGTACTCTCCAGACAGAGGTTCCCAGGGCCTCACCAGCGATAAAGAAGGATACAGCAGTGGAGGCGGTGGTCCCAGAATGCATAGGACCATATCTACTGAATCTGGTTTACTGCAGGCCCAGGCTAAACCTTGGAATGGGGTCAACAGTGAGATGAGGAGTGTCCTCGCCCGCAAATCGGGGATAACAGCAAAAGACTCCACTCTCGTGTGA
- the borcs8 gene encoding BLOC-1-related complex subunit 8 isoform X2 — protein MEDQEMQLKVRRVTDKFTESMYVLANEPSVALYRLQEHVRRSLPELVQHKTDMQSWEEQSQGAIYTVEYACSAVKSMTNSSLYFKNIDGLLRQAISMKEQISNSQSRRKRTMDSGPHKEGGEKHGSGM, from the exons ATGGAGGACCAAGAGATGCAACTTAAAGTCAGACGAG TGACTGACAAATTCACGGAGAGCATGTACGTGCTGGCCAACGAGCCGTCAGTGGCTCTGTACAGACTGCAGGAACACGTCCGCAGGTCCCTGCCTGAGCTGGTGCAGCACAAG ACGGACATGCAAAGCTGGGAGGAGCAGAGTCAAGGAGCCATTTACACTGTAGAGTATGCATGCAG CGCTGTGAAGAGCatgacaaacagcagcttgtaTTTCAAAAACATTGACGGCCTCCTCCGTCAAGccatcagcatgaaggaacAGATCAGTAACTCCCAAAGTCGCAG GAAAAGGACTATGGACTCAGGCCCTCATAAAGAAGGGGGAGAAAAGCACGGCTCAGGGATGTGA
- the borcs8 gene encoding BLOC-1-related complex subunit 8 isoform X1, which produces MEDQEMQLKVRRVTDKFTESMYVLANEPSVALYRLQEHVRRSLPELVQHKTDMQSWEEQSQGAIYTVEYACSAVKSMTNSSLYFKNIDGLLRQAISMKEQISNSQSRSLSDVTPLPSPLVSASPPPSTSS; this is translated from the exons ATGGAGGACCAAGAGATGCAACTTAAAGTCAGACGAG TGACTGACAAATTCACGGAGAGCATGTACGTGCTGGCCAACGAGCCGTCAGTGGCTCTGTACAGACTGCAGGAACACGTCCGCAGGTCCCTGCCTGAGCTGGTGCAGCACAAG ACGGACATGCAAAGCTGGGAGGAGCAGAGTCAAGGAGCCATTTACACTGTAGAGTATGCATGCAG CGCTGTGAAGAGCatgacaaacagcagcttgtaTTTCAAAAACATTGACGGCCTCCTCCGTCAAGccatcagcatgaaggaacAGATCAGTAACTCCCAAAGTCGCAG CTTAAGTGATGTGACCCCCTTACCCAGTCCCCTTGTCTCTGCTTCACCTCCCCCATCCACTTCCTCATGA
- the rfxank gene encoding DNA-binding protein RFXANK: MEAEGDEEVADGRNIQPSIANTCPSESREEGSNVSPENMDTDEDGLYKHSTTLTNKQRGNEITVLPATLDALSIHQLAAQGEVSQVATHLSKDSSLLSKQDERGFTPLMWAAAFGEKATVDFLLEKGADPKTIARERESALTLASSGGYVDIVETLLRHGADIDTYDWNGGTPLLYAVRGNHIKCVETLLAKGADMTIESDSGYSPMALAVALGHKKIQKVLEDHILKLYKQPT, translated from the exons ATGGAGGCCGAAGGTGATGAAGAGGTTGCAGATGGCCGAAATATTCAGCCATCTATCGCGAATACTTGTCCCTCCGAGTCTAGAGAGGAGGGATCCAATG TGTCTCCAGAGAACATGGATACGGATGAAGATGGTTTGTACAAACACTCAACTACCCTGACCAACAAGCAGCGTGGGAATGAGATTACAGTACTGCCAGCAACATTAGACG CTTTGTCGATACATCAGTTGGCAGCACAAGGCGAGGTTTCACAAGTGGCCACACACCTGAGTAAAG ACAGTTCGCTGCTGAGCAAACAGGATGAACGGGGCTTCACACCTTTAATGTGGGCAGCTGCGTTCGGAGAGAAAGCAACGGTGGATTTTCTCTTGGAAAAG gggGCAGACCCTAAAACAATagccagggagagagagagtgcccTGACACTAGCCAGCTCTGGAGGTTATGTGGACATTGTGGAGACTCTCCTCAGACATGGAGCAGACATTGACACTTATGACTGG AATGGTGGTACTCCTCTTCTTTATGCTGTTCGCGGGAACCACATCAAATGTGTTGAAACACTTTTAG CCAAAGGGGCAGACATGACCATCGAGTCTGACTCTGGGTACAGTCCAATGGCCTTAGCTGTTGCCCTCGGACACAAAAAGA TCCAGAAAGTGTTGGAGGATCACATTCTGAAACTCTACAAGCAACCAACATGA
- the nr2c2ap gene encoding nuclear receptor 2C2-associated protein, with translation MASSLVCSETQSRVSSVLNRDVKQYGKKFMFDCNEETCWNSDQGEYQWVSLEFPQSVKVSELKLQFQGGFSAKTCRLEGCPIDGDFTPISHFYPEDNNSTHSFPIQEAPAVDKVKIMFENSADFFGRIIVYSLDVLGGKAS, from the exons ATGGCGTCCTCATTGGTTTGTAGTGAAACTCAAAGCAG GGTTAGTTCAGTGTTAAACAGGGATGTGAAGCAATATGGAAAGAAGTTCATGTTTGACTGCAATGAAGAGACTTGCTGGAACTCAGACCAG GGTGAATATCAGTGGGTGTCTCTGGAGTTCCCCCAGTCTGTCAAGGTGTCAGAGCTAAAGCTCCAGTTCCAGGGCGGCTTCTCAGCAAAAACTTGCAGGCTAGAAG GTTGTCCTATAGATGGAGACTTTACACCAATCAGCCATTTTTATCCAGAGGACAACAACTCT ACCCACAGCTTTCCCATACAGGAGGCCCCTGCAGTggacaaagttaaaataatgtttgagaATAGTGCTGACTTTTTTGGGAGAATTATTGTTTATTCCTTAGACGTCCTGGGGGGAAAAGCTTCGTGA